From Afipia carboxidovorans OM5, one genomic window encodes:
- a CDS encoding helix-turn-helix domain-containing protein, translating to MITARQSRAARALLGWTQETLADKAQVSLTALKRLESESGLEVYETTRDQVRRALEAAGIVLLSTDRGHGVLLVDDRGNRKT from the coding sequence ATGATCACCGCCCGACAATCACGGGCCGCGCGCGCGTTGCTGGGTTGGACACAGGAGACGCTCGCTGACAAGGCCCAGGTATCGCTGACCGCGCTCAAGCGCCTCGAATCCGAAAGCGGACTCGAGGTGTACGAGACCACGCGCGATCAAGTTCGCAGGGCGCTTGAAGCAGCAGGCATCGTTCTCCTGTCAACTGACCGAGGACATGGAGTGCTGCTCGTTGACGATCGCGGAAATCGAAAGACGTGA
- a CDS encoding DNA -binding domain-containing protein, giving the protein MVVPFDDDPPSGQELTDYDRSHIKLYMRLLDATADGADWREAVEILFGIDPHRDPERARRVHDGHLERARWMTQIGYRLLLREGCN; this is encoded by the coding sequence ATGGTTGTTCCCTTTGACGATGATCCGCCCTCCGGCCAGGAGCTGACCGACTACGACAGGTCGCACATCAAGCTCTATATGCGCCTGCTTGATGCCACTGCCGACGGCGCGGATTGGCGGGAAGCCGTCGAAATCTTGTTCGGCATCGACCCGCACCGCGACCCCGAGCGCGCGCGTCGCGTCCACGACGGCCATCTGGAGCGCGCACGCTGGATGACGCAGATCGGATATCGGCTGCTTCTGCGCGAAGGCTGCAACTGA